The following are from one region of the Nocardia terpenica genome:
- a CDS encoding alpha/beta hydrolase family protein: protein MKIRAVLAAGLIAALSCGGAAHADSTVEHEQFSFQFGDFTATGELDYPTGARNAPVVVLIPGSNAEDLNADIGSSHIFLDIANDLTGRGYAVMRYNKRYVRGPGDVDSASYYTKLDLNGMRDDAEQVLQAAEHDSHVDPHRVFLYGWSEGSTVAAALAAAHPELAGTVFQGAVTVPWRAVFAYQTEQVQAAYLHRFAVNGKLGPEELRRAWSGGGGLMARSGVLGAAVDATARDFSVQPMFDLNHDGLLDVDLEYRPVAEQYTDELMRPGGESIYGPGRALPTVLDQAPKLTGPVLVLQGAEDANVPSSGAIALDTALQLTGNHDHTLRMFSGLGHSLGHTPDALADNFQPIDRTALDALAQWLDAHTR, encoded by the coding sequence ATGAAGATCCGTGCAGTCCTGGCCGCAGGGCTCATTGCGGCGCTGAGCTGTGGTGGGGCGGCACACGCCGATTCGACCGTCGAACATGAGCAGTTCAGCTTTCAATTCGGGGATTTCACTGCCACCGGGGAGCTGGATTATCCGACCGGGGCACGCAATGCGCCTGTCGTAGTGCTGATTCCGGGCTCCAACGCCGAGGACCTGAACGCCGACATCGGCAGCTCGCACATCTTCCTGGATATCGCCAACGACTTGACAGGGCGCGGCTACGCGGTCATGCGGTACAACAAGCGGTATGTCCGCGGACCCGGCGATGTGGACTCTGCGAGCTACTACACCAAGCTGGATCTGAACGGCATGCGCGACGATGCCGAGCAGGTTCTCCAAGCGGCCGAACATGATTCGCATGTGGACCCACATCGGGTGTTCCTGTACGGCTGGAGCGAGGGCAGTACGGTCGCGGCGGCGCTCGCGGCTGCGCACCCAGAGCTGGCGGGGACGGTATTCCAAGGGGCCGTGACGGTTCCGTGGCGGGCGGTGTTCGCGTATCAGACCGAGCAGGTGCAGGCGGCATACCTGCACCGGTTCGCGGTGAACGGGAAGTTGGGACCCGAGGAACTGCGGCGGGCCTGGTCCGGCGGCGGAGGATTGATGGCTCGTAGCGGCGTGCTCGGTGCCGCGGTCGATGCGACGGCACGAGATTTCAGCGTCCAGCCCATGTTCGACTTGAATCACGATGGCCTGTTGGATGTAGATCTCGAATACCGCCCTGTGGCAGAGCAATACACCGATGAACTCATGCGACCCGGCGGCGAGTCCATCTACGGACCCGGCCGCGCGCTACCGACGGTGCTCGACCAAGCCCCGAAGCTGACCGGACCGGTGCTGGTGCTGCAGGGCGCGGAGGACGCGAATGTCCCATCCTCCGGTGCGATTGCCCTCGACACCGCCCTACAGCTCACCGGAAACCACGACCACACCCTGCGGATGTTTTCCGGCCTCGGACACTCTCTCGGCCACACACCGGATGCGCTCGCCGACAACTTCCAGCCGATCGATCGGACAGCGCTCGACGCCCTGGCGCAGTGGCTGGACGCGCACACCCGGTGA
- a CDS encoding MerR family transcriptional regulator: MNDLASIRQVADHFAIPLSTLHYWERRGLLTPARRGGQRYYDRDQLYRIALIRLWRSTAHMSIDEIATILGDSTRPHNWRDIVTARITTIETTLTELATARTYLHLLLACPHDNALDHCEGFRAQVNDSLLG, translated from the coding sequence GTGAACGACCTGGCTTCGATCCGGCAAGTCGCCGACCACTTCGCCATCCCCCTGTCGACGCTGCACTACTGGGAACGCCGCGGCCTGCTCACCCCCGCCCGCCGCGGCGGCCAGCGCTACTACGACCGAGACCAGCTCTACCGCATCGCCCTGATCCGCCTGTGGCGCTCCACCGCCCACATGTCCATCGACGAAATCGCCACCATCCTGGGCGATTCCACCCGCCCCCACAACTGGCGCGACATCGTCACCGCCCGCATCACCACCATCGAAACCACCCTGACCGAACTGGCCACCGCCCGAACCTACTTGCACCTCCTCCTCGCCTGCCCCCACGACAACGCTCTTGACCACTGCGAGGGTTTCCGAGCACAGGTGAACGATTCGCTGCTTGGATGA
- a CDS encoding LLM class flavin-dependent oxidoreductase — translation MPVQLGVSLPTFVSGGATIGDIPALARHVERAGLDAVWVGDHLGGPTPFLESVVALSAAAAVTERVRLGFGVMLLALRQQAWAAKQLSSLQYLSRDRVVLGIGAGGHPDEWPAGGIEFGDRGRRTEVMLRALPDLFAGHPTALGTVPGEPVITLAPAVSAPPIWIGGMSDRALRRVLEHGTGWLASLLTPGQLAEHTARLTAMASETGSRTPDIGTTVFADLNAGGEREHSGHTRVIGFLRSLTGARGLSERQADRLVVSGPPAKLADRLHRYREAGANTFVVNLSGSDLPGQYDLLARTRELLAD, via the coding sequence ATGCCCGTGCAACTCGGTGTTTCCCTGCCCACCTTCGTGTCCGGCGGCGCCACGATCGGCGACATTCCGGCCCTGGCCCGGCATGTCGAGCGGGCCGGGCTGGACGCGGTGTGGGTCGGCGACCATCTGGGCGGGCCGACACCGTTTCTGGAGAGCGTGGTCGCGCTCAGCGCCGCCGCCGCGGTCACCGAGCGGGTGCGGTTGGGCTTCGGGGTCATGCTGCTCGCGCTGCGGCAGCAGGCGTGGGCCGCCAAACAGCTGTCCTCCCTGCAGTATCTGTCCCGCGACCGGGTGGTCCTCGGCATCGGCGCGGGCGGGCATCCGGACGAATGGCCCGCCGGTGGCATCGAATTCGGCGATCGCGGACGCCGGACCGAGGTCATGCTGCGCGCCCTGCCCGACCTGTTCGCGGGCCATCCGACCGCGCTGGGCACCGTACCCGGTGAGCCCGTAATCACGCTCGCGCCAGCGGTTTCCGCGCCGCCGATCTGGATCGGCGGCATGTCCGACCGCGCCCTGCGCCGCGTTCTCGAGCACGGCACGGGGTGGCTCGCCTCGCTGCTGACCCCGGGGCAACTCGCCGAACACACCGCCCGCCTGACGGCCATGGCGTCCGAAACCGGCTCGCGCACACCCGATATCGGCACCACGGTCTTCGCCGACCTGAATGCCGGTGGCGAACGGGAACATTCCGGCCACACCCGCGTGATCGGTTTCCTCCGCTCGCTGACCGGCGCGCGCGGACTGTCCGAGCGGCAGGCCGACCGCCTGGTGGTCAGCGGCCCGCCCGCGAAACTGGCCGATCGGCTGCACCGCTACCGCGAGGCGGGCGCGAACACCTTCGTCGTCAACCTGTCCGGCAGCGATCTACCCGGGCAGTACGATCTGCTCGCTCGAACCCGGGAATTGTTGGCCGATTGA
- a CDS encoding peptide ABC transporter substrate-binding protein — protein MRFRRFGALIGAALLCTGLGLTACSSGGGGDDGVVTVNGAEPQNPLVPTNTNENMGGRVVDRLFAGLKYYDADGKAYNEVAQAIDSTDRQHYKITLKPGWKFTDGTPVTAKSFVDAWNFGALSTNAQLQNWVFTPIVGYDDVAASPPKAQTMSGLKVVDDNTFTVDLTRPSIDFELELGFAPFYPLPAVAYKDMKAYGEDPIGNGPYKFANSTAWQHNVKIDLVPNPDYHGGRVPKNKGLRFVMYQSYDTAYADLLADNLDALDTMPESALATYKKDLGDRAISKPTAQNEHIGIQPNVPHFSGPEGVLRRKAISMAINRQQICDTIWHGTKIPARDFTASTLPGFDPKLPGSDALDFNPDGAKKLWEQANAMSPWSGRFEIAYNSDGGHQAWMEATANSIKNTLGIDAVAVPFPTFKTIRDQVVGETIGKAFRYGWQGDYPSMLEFLTSQYYTGSATNDIKYSNPEFDKLIDASLSARTPEESYKLSGQAQSILLQDMADIPVLNYISNAGRSTKVQQAPLTWSGLFDFENIVKS, from the coding sequence GTGAGATTCAGAAGATTCGGAGCGCTGATCGGCGCGGCCCTGCTGTGTACGGGGCTGGGGCTGACCGCATGTTCGTCCGGTGGCGGTGGCGACGACGGCGTGGTCACCGTCAATGGGGCCGAACCGCAGAACCCGCTGGTACCGACCAATACCAACGAGAACATGGGCGGGCGGGTGGTGGACCGGCTGTTCGCGGGGCTGAAATATTACGACGCCGACGGTAAGGCGTACAACGAGGTCGCCCAGGCGATCGACTCGACCGACCGGCAGCATTACAAGATCACCCTGAAGCCGGGGTGGAAGTTCACCGACGGTACCCCGGTCACCGCGAAGTCGTTCGTCGACGCCTGGAACTTCGGCGCGCTGAGCACCAATGCCCAGCTGCAGAACTGGGTGTTCACCCCGATCGTCGGCTACGACGACGTCGCGGCCAGCCCGCCCAAGGCGCAGACCATGTCGGGCCTGAAGGTGGTCGACGACAACACCTTCACCGTCGACCTGACCCGCCCGTCCATCGACTTCGAACTGGAGCTGGGCTTCGCCCCGTTCTATCCGCTGCCCGCCGTCGCCTACAAGGATATGAAGGCCTACGGCGAGGATCCGATCGGCAACGGCCCCTACAAGTTCGCCAATTCCACGGCCTGGCAGCACAATGTCAAGATCGACCTGGTGCCGAATCCGGACTATCACGGCGGCCGGGTGCCCAAGAACAAGGGCCTGCGGTTCGTGATGTACCAGTCCTACGACACCGCCTACGCCGACCTGCTCGCCGACAATCTCGACGCCCTGGACACCATGCCGGAGAGCGCGCTGGCCACCTATAAGAAGGACCTCGGCGACCGCGCGATCAGCAAGCCCACCGCGCAGAACGAGCACATCGGCATTCAGCCCAATGTGCCGCATTTCAGCGGCCCGGAGGGCGTGCTGCGGCGCAAGGCCATTTCCATGGCGATCAACCGGCAGCAGATCTGCGACACCATCTGGCACGGCACCAAGATCCCGGCCCGCGATTTCACCGCGTCCACCCTGCCCGGTTTCGATCCCAAACTGCCCGGTTCGGATGCGCTGGACTTCAATCCGGACGGGGCCAAGAAGCTCTGGGAGCAGGCCAATGCCATGTCGCCGTGGTCGGGCCGGTTCGAGATCGCCTACAACTCCGACGGCGGGCATCAGGCGTGGATGGAGGCGACCGCGAACAGCATCAAGAACACCCTCGGCATCGATGCCGTGGCGGTGCCGTTCCCGACCTTCAAGACCATTCGCGATCAGGTCGTCGGCGAGACCATCGGCAAGGCGTTCCGCTACGGCTGGCAGGGTGACTACCCGTCGATGCTGGAATTCCTGACCTCGCAGTACTACACGGGCTCGGCGACCAACGACATCAAGTATTCGAATCCGGAATTCGACAAGCTGATCGATGCCTCGCTGTCGGCGCGGACCCCGGAGGAGTCCTACAAGTTGAGCGGTCAGGCGCAGTCGATCCTGTTGCAGGACATGGCCGACATCCCGGTGCTCAATTACATCTCCAATGCGGGTCGGTCCACCAAGGTGCAGCAGGCGCCGCTGACCTGGAGTGGTCTGTTCGACTTCGAGAACATCGTGAAGTCGTGA
- a CDS encoding Gfo/Idh/MocA family protein, giving the protein MTIRLGLAGTGRIGTSHAEILKALPDVAAVVVTDTDTERARTTATKLGVEFAPDIDALLDSGIGGLVITTATDSHPELITRAVDRGIPVFCEKPVAADIEGTLEVIRHIEGSPIPVQIGFQRRFDAGYRAARAAVASGELGWLHSLRATTLDPAPPPAEYIPRSGGLFRDCGVHDFDIIRWVTGREVTEVFVLGANRGERFFVDAGDVDTAAVAMRMDDGALATVSLGRYNGAGYDVRLEVLGSKGNAIVGLDDRAPLRSVEPDYPASAYPAYPGFMDRFRHAYAEELAIFLDVARGRIENPCSPTDAVEAFYIAEACELSRQERRPVAVDEVRH; this is encoded by the coding sequence ATGACCATCCGGTTGGGCCTCGCCGGCACGGGCCGCATCGGCACCTCGCACGCCGAAATCCTCAAGGCCCTGCCCGATGTCGCGGCGGTCGTCGTGACCGACACGGACACCGAGCGCGCCCGCACCACGGCCACCAAGCTGGGCGTGGAGTTCGCCCCCGATATCGACGCGCTGCTCGATTCCGGCATCGGGGGCCTGGTGATCACCACCGCCACCGATTCGCATCCCGAGCTCATCACCCGCGCGGTCGATCGCGGCATCCCGGTGTTCTGCGAGAAGCCGGTCGCCGCCGATATCGAGGGCACCCTCGAGGTCATCCGGCACATCGAGGGCTCCCCGATCCCGGTGCAGATCGGCTTCCAGCGCCGATTCGACGCCGGATATCGGGCCGCGCGGGCCGCGGTCGCGTCGGGCGAATTGGGTTGGCTGCACAGCCTGCGCGCCACCACCCTGGATCCGGCGCCGCCGCCCGCGGAGTACATTCCGCGCTCCGGCGGCCTGTTCCGCGACTGCGGCGTCCACGATTTCGACATCATCCGCTGGGTCACCGGGCGCGAGGTCACCGAGGTGTTCGTGCTCGGGGCCAATCGCGGCGAGCGATTCTTCGTGGACGCGGGCGATGTGGACACCGCGGCGGTGGCGATGCGAATGGACGACGGCGCGCTGGCGACGGTATCGCTGGGCCGCTACAACGGCGCGGGCTACGACGTGCGCCTCGAGGTGCTCGGTTCGAAGGGCAATGCCATTGTGGGACTGGACGATCGGGCGCCGCTACGCTCGGTCGAGCCGGACTACCCGGCCTCGGCATATCCGGCCTATCCCGGATTCATGGACCGCTTCCGCCACGCCTACGCCGAGGAACTGGCGATCTTCCTCGACGTGGCCCGCGGCCGAATCGAAAACCCCTGCAGCCCAACCGACGCGGTAGAGGCGTTCTACATCGCCGAGGCATGCGAACTGTCCCGACAGGAGCGACGACCGGTAGCGGTCGACGAGGTCCGGCACTAA
- a CDS encoding CoA-acylating methylmalonate-semialdehyde dehydrogenase: MESVVPDLVSHWIDGASAAGSSPRRGPVFQPATGHVAREVALADADDVDAAVASAVKAAADWADSSLSMRTRVLFQYRELLHRHRDELAALITAEHGKVLDDAAGEVQRGLEVVEFACGVTQLLKGEHSEQISRGVDSYSVRQPLGVVAGITPFNFPVMVPLWMAPVAIACGNAFVLKPSDRDPSASLRLAELATEAGLPPGVFNVVQGDAQAVNRLLAHPDVDGVSFVGSTPIAKHVYTTATAAGKRVQALGGAKNHMVVLPDADIDTAADAAVSAGYGSAGQRCMAISVLVAVGDTADALVEAVAARTRELRVGPGTDPESQMGPLVTAAARDRVVANVESAVAQGARIVVDGRDVRVPTEGFWVGPTLVDHVTPEMRVYTEEIFGPVLAVVRVDTFEEALQLVNGNPYGNGTAIFTDNGMAAREYQRRVRVGMVGINIPIPVPMAYHSFGGWKDSLFGDTHMHGPEGVRFYTRAKVTTARWPRPARGVELGFPTAH, from the coding sequence ATGGAGTCAGTCGTGCCCGACCTGGTATCCCATTGGATCGACGGCGCATCCGCCGCCGGATCCTCGCCTCGCCGAGGCCCTGTCTTTCAGCCCGCCACCGGGCATGTCGCCCGCGAGGTGGCACTCGCCGACGCCGATGATGTCGACGCCGCGGTGGCCTCGGCGGTGAAGGCGGCCGCCGACTGGGCCGACAGCTCGCTGTCGATGCGCACCCGGGTGCTGTTCCAGTACCGGGAGCTGCTGCACCGCCACCGCGACGAGCTGGCCGCGCTGATCACCGCCGAGCACGGCAAGGTGCTCGACGACGCCGCCGGTGAGGTGCAGCGGGGGCTGGAGGTGGTCGAATTCGCCTGCGGTGTAACGCAACTGCTGAAGGGCGAGCACTCCGAGCAGATCTCGCGCGGCGTCGACAGCTACTCGGTGCGCCAGCCGCTCGGCGTGGTCGCGGGCATCACCCCGTTCAACTTCCCGGTAATGGTGCCGCTGTGGATGGCGCCGGTGGCGATCGCGTGCGGAAACGCGTTCGTGCTCAAGCCCTCCGATCGCGACCCGTCCGCGTCGCTGCGGCTGGCCGAGCTGGCCACCGAGGCGGGCCTGCCGCCCGGCGTCTTCAATGTGGTGCAGGGCGATGCCCAGGCGGTGAACCGGCTGCTGGCCCATCCGGATGTGGACGGGGTGTCGTTCGTCGGGTCGACGCCGATCGCCAAGCACGTCTACACCACCGCCACCGCGGCCGGGAAACGCGTGCAGGCGCTGGGCGGGGCCAAGAACCACATGGTGGTGCTGCCGGACGCCGATATCGACACCGCCGCCGATGCCGCGGTGTCGGCGGGCTACGGCAGCGCCGGGCAGCGCTGCATGGCGATCTCGGTGCTGGTCGCGGTGGGCGATACCGCCGACGCGCTGGTCGAGGCCGTGGCGGCGCGCACCCGGGAACTGCGGGTCGGGCCCGGCACCGACCCCGAGTCGCAGATGGGTCCGCTGGTCACCGCGGCGGCCCGCGACCGCGTCGTCGCCAATGTGGAATCGGCTGTGGCGCAGGGTGCCCGGATCGTCGTGGACGGCCGGGACGTGCGGGTGCCCACCGAGGGCTTCTGGGTCGGACCCACCCTCGTCGACCACGTCACCCCCGAGATGCGGGTCTACACCGAGGAGATCTTCGGGCCGGTGCTCGCGGTGGTGCGGGTCGACACCTTCGAGGAGGCGTTGCAGCTGGTCAACGGCAATCCCTACGGCAACGGCACCGCCATCTTCACCGACAACGGCATGGCCGCACGGGAATACCAGCGCCGGGTGCGGGTCGGCATGGTGGGCATCAATATCCCGATCCCGGTGCCGATGGCGTACCACAGCTTCGGCGGCTGGAAGGATTCGCTGTTCGGCGACACCCACATGCACGGCCCGGAGGGCGTGCGGTTCTACACCCGCGCCAAGGTGACCACCGCCCGCTGGCCCCGTCCGGCGCGCGGCGTCGAACTCGGATTCCCCACCGCCCACTGA
- a CDS encoding LacI family DNA-binding transcriptional regulator gives MTRPTMEDVAARAGVSRALVSLVMRGSPKVSEHRRHAVLEAAKELGYQPHAMARSLASRTSDIVGVMVSDLHNAFFADVVESMDTTARESGLELILNTGRRSAPRERTALASLLAFRPGGVILLSPVLPAAAMRPAAQQCPVVLVSRTSTVAEIDTINDDGEVGVGLAVDHLVSLGHRRIVHFDGGGAFSSAPRRRGYVAAMERHGLEPMVVPSEHTDAAGLAAVRKLLKVFSPTNFPTALVCGNDFNAVGAMSALQEAGLRVPHDVSVVGYDNSSLAALRHISLTTIDQPRIEIGRLAVQALVERLREGRTAPVRRRVQPSLVVRATTAAPLN, from the coding sequence ATGACGCGACCCACGATGGAGGACGTCGCCGCCCGAGCCGGCGTCTCCCGCGCGCTGGTCTCGCTCGTCATGCGCGGCTCACCGAAGGTCAGCGAACACCGCCGCCACGCGGTGCTGGAGGCGGCGAAAGAGCTGGGCTACCAACCGCATGCGATGGCGCGCTCGCTGGCCAGCCGCACCTCCGACATCGTCGGCGTCATGGTCTCCGACCTGCACAACGCCTTCTTCGCGGACGTGGTCGAGAGCATGGACACCACCGCGCGCGAGTCCGGGCTCGAGCTCATCCTCAATACCGGCCGCCGCAGCGCACCGCGCGAACGCACGGCGCTGGCGAGCCTGCTGGCCTTCCGCCCGGGCGGGGTCATCCTGCTGTCGCCGGTGCTGCCCGCGGCCGCGATGCGCCCGGCGGCGCAGCAGTGCCCGGTGGTGCTGGTGTCGCGCACCTCCACGGTGGCCGAGATCGACACGATCAACGACGACGGCGAGGTCGGCGTCGGACTGGCGGTGGATCATCTGGTGTCGCTGGGGCATCGGCGGATCGTGCACTTCGACGGCGGCGGGGCCTTCAGCTCCGCGCCGCGCCGCCGGGGCTATGTCGCCGCCATGGAGCGCCACGGCCTGGAGCCGATGGTGGTGCCCAGCGAGCACACCGACGCGGCCGGCCTCGCCGCGGTGCGCAAGCTGCTGAAGGTGTTCTCCCCCACCAACTTTCCCACCGCCCTGGTGTGCGGCAACGACTTCAACGCGGTCGGCGCGATGTCCGCGCTCCAGGAGGCGGGACTGCGTGTTCCGCACGATGTTTCCGTGGTCGGCTACGACAATTCGTCGCTGGCCGCGCTGCGGCACATCTCGCTGACCACCATCGACCAGCCGCGCATCGAGATCGGCCGGCTGGCGGTGCAGGCACTGGTCGAACGCCTGCGCGAGGGCCGCACCGCGCCGGTCCGCCGCCGGGTGCAGCCGTCGCTGGTCGTCCGTGCGACGACGGCCGCCCCACTCAACTGA
- a CDS encoding TIM barrel protein codes for MTEPLHPLRIAAAPISWGVCEVPGWGEVLDARTVLSEMAALGLTATEFGPPAYLPTEPRELRALLEPYGITAIGGFLALPLHTEPSRALAAARESAELFAATGAEVLVLAAATGQDGYDARTPLSDYEWRTLIDTAASIRDIAAEHGLRAVLHPHVGTHVETEAEVERFLADSELDICLDTGHLLVGGTDPVALARRHAHRIGHIHLKDVRKAVADEIRGGRMEYSEAVRRGLYVPLGEGDVDVAALIRFAAAAGYRGWYVIEQDTALSPGDAAEAASRDAARSLRYLADVGAALESARI; via the coding sequence ATGACCGAACCGTTGCACCCGCTGCGCATCGCCGCCGCACCGATCTCCTGGGGAGTCTGCGAAGTTCCCGGCTGGGGTGAGGTGCTCGACGCGCGGACCGTACTGTCCGAGATGGCCGCCCTCGGACTGACCGCGACCGAATTCGGGCCGCCCGCATACCTTCCGACCGAGCCCCGGGAACTGCGCGCCCTGCTCGAGCCGTACGGCATCACCGCGATCGGCGGATTCCTCGCGCTGCCCCTGCACACCGAGCCGAGCAGGGCGCTGGCCGCCGCCCGCGAGAGCGCGGAACTGTTCGCCGCGACCGGCGCGGAGGTGCTGGTGCTGGCCGCGGCCACCGGGCAGGACGGCTACGACGCGCGGACGCCGCTGAGCGACTACGAATGGCGCACGCTGATCGACACCGCGGCCAGCATCCGCGACATCGCCGCCGAACACGGCCTGCGCGCGGTGCTGCACCCGCACGTGGGCACGCACGTGGAGACCGAGGCAGAGGTCGAGCGCTTCCTCGCCGACTCCGAACTCGACATCTGCCTGGACACCGGCCACCTGCTGGTCGGCGGCACCGATCCGGTCGCGCTGGCGCGGCGTCACGCGCACCGCATCGGCCACATTCACCTCAAGGACGTCCGCAAGGCCGTCGCCGACGAGATCCGCGGCGGGCGAATGGAATACAGCGAGGCCGTGCGCCGGGGCCTGTACGTCCCGCTGGGTGAGGGCGATGTCGACGTCGCGGCGCTGATCCGGTTCGCCGCCGCGGCCGGATACCGGGGCTGGTACGTGATCGAGCAGGACACGGCGCTGTCGCCGGGGGATGCGGCCGAGGCTGCCAGCCGCGACGCCGCGCGCAGCCTACGTTATCTGGCGGACGTGGGCGCCGCCCTGGAGTCCGCTCGGATCTAG
- a CDS encoding sugar ABC transporter substrate-binding protein → MSRPRRWRRILPWLAAGTVLAACSGPGADGPVTQTSAPVAAGKLDSVAVVTHGTPGDAFWNVVKNGAEAAGKDLGIRVEYNSAGDPGQQAKLIDNAVAQGVGGLVVSMANPEALRPSIERAVSAGIPVVTINSGEAESAQYGAIGHVGQSERLAGQAAGKRLKDAGKTKMLCVIHEAGNIGANDRCAGAIQGFGGNATTLQVDINNPTDVQSRIKGALEADHSIDAVLTLNSQIAARAVAGARESHSPAEVATFDLNNDVVEAIRAGTLLFAVDQQQYEQGYLPVVMLLTYRKNLNTIGGGAPVQTGPAFVDKGNVDAIAKLVAQGTR, encoded by the coding sequence ATGTCTCGACCGCGCCGCTGGCGGCGCATCCTGCCGTGGCTGGCCGCCGGGACGGTGCTGGCCGCGTGCAGCGGCCCGGGCGCCGACGGGCCGGTCACCCAGACCTCGGCCCCGGTCGCCGCGGGCAAGCTGGACTCGGTCGCGGTGGTCACGCACGGCACGCCCGGCGACGCCTTCTGGAACGTGGTGAAGAACGGCGCCGAGGCGGCGGGCAAGGATCTCGGAATCCGGGTGGAGTACAACTCCGCGGGCGATCCGGGGCAGCAGGCCAAGCTGATCGATAACGCGGTCGCGCAGGGCGTGGGTGGGCTGGTGGTCTCGATGGCTAATCCGGAGGCGCTGCGCCCGTCCATCGAACGCGCCGTGTCCGCGGGCATTCCGGTGGTCACCATCAATTCCGGCGAGGCCGAGAGCGCGCAGTACGGCGCCATCGGCCATGTCGGCCAGAGCGAACGGCTGGCCGGGCAGGCCGCGGGCAAGCGCCTGAAGGATGCCGGGAAGACCAAGATGCTCTGCGTGATTCACGAGGCGGGCAATATCGGCGCCAACGATCGCTGCGCCGGCGCCATCCAGGGCTTCGGCGGCAACGCGACCACGCTGCAGGTCGACATCAACAATCCCACCGACGTCCAGTCGCGCATCAAGGGCGCGCTCGAGGCCGACCATTCGATCGACGCGGTGCTGACGCTGAATTCGCAGATCGCCGCCCGCGCGGTGGCCGGGGCGCGGGAGTCGCACTCCCCGGCGGAGGTCGCGACGTTCGACCTGAACAACGATGTGGTGGAGGCGATTCGCGCGGGCACGCTGCTGTTCGCCGTCGACCAGCAGCAGTACGAGCAGGGCTACCTGCCGGTGGTGATGCTGCTGACCTATCGCAAGAACCTCAACACGATCGGCGGCGGCGCACCGGTGCAGACCGGACCGGCCTTCGTCGACAAGGGCAACGTCGACGCCATCGCCAAGCTCGTGGCGCAGGGCACCCGGTGA
- a CDS encoding ABC transporter permease, with translation MSVAATTSGALPAPSEQGSTLLNRLIVRPELGSALGALVVFAFFSIITDKFLSPLGVATWLDDASTLGIMAVAVALLMIGGEFDLSAGVMTASTSLVTALLAVHAGWNVWLALLASLLFALAVGALNGWVVMRTGLPSFIVTLGTFLALQGLNLGVTRLVTGTVQVSGIRSAPGYSSAGWVFAATTNLGDARIQASVVWWIVVTLLAALLLVRTRFGNWIFAVGGALPSARAVGVPAVRTKILLFMGTAFAGWIVGSCNILRFASVQANQGVGLEFQYIIAAVVGGCLLTGGFGSVVGAAIGALIFGMARQGIVFARWDSDWFMLFLGILLLSAVLVNNAFKKRAERVRR, from the coding sequence ATGAGTGTTGCCGCAACCACATCCGGAGCGTTACCCGCGCCGTCCGAGCAGGGCTCGACGCTGCTGAACCGACTGATCGTGCGGCCGGAGCTGGGTTCGGCGCTCGGCGCGCTGGTGGTGTTCGCGTTCTTCTCGATCATCACCGACAAGTTCCTGAGCCCGCTCGGCGTGGCCACCTGGCTCGACGACGCCTCCACGCTGGGCATCATGGCGGTCGCGGTGGCGCTGTTGATGATCGGCGGCGAATTCGACCTGTCCGCCGGTGTGATGACGGCGTCCACCTCGCTGGTGACCGCGCTGCTGGCGGTGCACGCGGGGTGGAACGTGTGGCTGGCGCTGCTGGCCTCGCTGCTGTTCGCGCTGGCGGTCGGGGCGCTCAACGGCTGGGTGGTGATGCGCACCGGGCTGCCGAGCTTCATCGTCACCCTCGGCACCTTCCTGGCCCTGCAGGGCCTCAACCTCGGCGTCACCCGGCTGGTGACCGGGACCGTGCAGGTGTCCGGAATCCGTTCGGCCCCCGGCTATTCCTCGGCGGGCTGGGTGTTCGCCGCCACCACCAACCTCGGCGACGCCCGCATCCAGGCGTCGGTGGTGTGGTGGATCGTGGTGACGCTGCTCGCCGCGCTGCTGCTGGTGCGCACCCGGTTCGGCAACTGGATCTTCGCCGTCGGCGGCGCGCTGCCCAGCGCCCGCGCGGTCGGCGTGCCCGCGGTGCGGACCAAGATCCTGCTGTTCATGGGCACCGCGTTCGCGGGCTGGATCGTGGGCTCCTGCAATATCCTGCGGTTCGCCAGCGTGCAGGCCAATCAGGGTGTGGGACTGGAGTTTCAGTACATCATCGCCGCGGTGGTGGGCGGTTGCCTGCTCACCGGCGGATTCGGGTCGGTGGTCGGCGCGGCGATCGGCGCGCTGATCTTCGGCATGGCCCGGCAGGGCATCGTGTTCGCCCGCTGGGACAGCGACTGGTTCATGTTGTTCCTCGGCATCCTGCTGCTGTCGGCCGTTCTGGTGAACAACGCCTTCAAGAAGCGCGCGGAAAGGGTACGCCGATGA